The Niallia circulans nucleotide sequence GTATGGAAGTATCTCATTTCTTCGTTGTCAATTTGTTCGAGCCACTCTTGTTTATTTTGGTGGTATCCAGTCATATGAACTAATATATAATCTTTATCAAGGATACCTTCCAATGTCTCCGTATCTTTATTAACCATCGCTTTATCAATTTCTTGATAAATGGATAAGATGATTTTATCGTCAATCATATCAATAACACCTACTTAAGAAGTTTTCATTTGCTGATAATAATGACTGGAAAGTTTTATTAACTAGTCCAGCCATTAAATCCGCCACACTTTTACGTGAATTTTCGTGCCCTCTAACTGGTTCCCTTTTTAAGGAATCTCAATATCAGTTTCATCTTTATTTAAAAAGTGAAAACATTATTCCACTGGTTTAAGTGGTCCATAAAAATAAGAAGCTGTTGCTCCTCCGTCAATTAGGAAATCAGAACCGGTAATGAAAGCACCTTTAGGCTCCAACAGCAGCTCAGCCAAATTTGAAACCTCATCAGCAGTTCCTGGACGGCCAGCAGGGCTCTTGGCAAACATACTCTTATAGAATTCTCCTCTTGGACCATTAAACTCGTCTAATGCCAATGGTGTTACAATAATACCTGGTGAAATAGAATTGATACGAGCATTTTTTTCACCCCAACGTATAGATTCAAACATAACGCGCTTCACATTGCACCGCTTCGCCATTTGATAAGCGTGCAAGGTATCTATAATATTTGCTGGTCGCAGGACTTCCAAGCTAAGGAGTTCTTCCGTTGGTGTCGTGGCCAGCTGCTCATCCATTTCAATTCCTAGTTGTGGCAATCTATGCCCAGACTGACTGGAAATGGTCACAC carries:
- a CDS encoding SDR family oxidoreductase, giving the protein MKEVVLWTGAGQIGMAIARRIGFGKKIIVGDKNLDNAKAITKIMTEAGFDIIPVETDISSRQSILNLIGEGQKFGEITALINAAGVSPSQATIETILKVDLYGTAVLLEEVGKVIAPGGVGVTISSQSGHRLPQLGIEMDEQLATTPTEELLSLEVLRPANIIDTLHAYQMAKRCNVKRVMFESIRWGEKNARINSISPGIIVTPLALDEFNGPRGEFYKSMFAKSPAGRPGTADEVSNLAELLLEPKGAFITGSDFLIDGGATASYFYGPLKPVE
- a CDS encoding nuclear transport factor 2 family protein, yielding MIDDKIILSIYQEIDKAMVNKDTETLEGILDKDYILVHMTGYHQNKQEWLEQIDNEEMRYFHTMPQKTSIKVNENTAILDCDTKLDARIYGFRRTWPMRMKMYFEKHGDNWHPVKAIATGN